The Pseudomonas sp. FP2309 genome has a window encoding:
- the betC gene encoding choline-sulfatase: MKRKNILFIMADQMAAPMLPFYGPSPIKLPNLSRLAEQGVVFDAAYCNSPLCAPSRFTLVSGQLPSKIGAYDNAADFPADVPTYAHYLRRLGYRTALSGKMHFCGPDQLHGYEERLTSDIYPADYGWAVNWDEPDVRPTWYHNMSSVLQAGPCVRTNQLDFDEEVVFKAQQYLFDHIREDGDQPFCLTVSMTHPHDPYTIPKPFWDLYDDSDIPLPATPAQADLDPHSKRLLKVYDLWDKPLPVDKIRDARRAYFGACSYIDSNVGKLLQTLEDTGLADDTIIVFSGDHGDMLGERGLWYKMHWFEMAARVPLLVSAPGQFAAARVASAVSTADLLPTLVEMAGGQLDPRLPLDGRSLMPHLQGQGGHDEVFGEYMAEGTVGPLMMIRRGAYKFIYSEDDPCLLFDVRNDPREQQELSASPQHRALFEAFLNEARAKWDIPAIHQQVLASQRRRRLVFEALTQGKLKSWDHQPLVDASQQYMRNHIDLDDLERKARYPQPCQNQ, from the coding sequence ATGAAGCGCAAGAACATTCTTTTTATCATGGCCGATCAAATGGCTGCGCCGATGCTGCCGTTCTACGGACCTTCCCCGATCAAGCTGCCAAACCTGAGCCGCCTTGCCGAACAGGGTGTGGTGTTCGACGCCGCCTACTGCAACAGCCCGCTGTGCGCGCCGTCGCGCTTTACCCTGGTCAGCGGCCAGTTGCCGAGCAAGATCGGCGCCTACGACAACGCGGCGGATTTCCCCGCCGACGTACCGACCTATGCCCACTACCTGCGACGCCTCGGCTACCGTACTGCGCTGTCAGGCAAGATGCATTTTTGCGGCCCCGACCAGTTGCACGGCTATGAAGAGCGCCTGACCAGCGACATCTACCCCGCCGACTACGGCTGGGCGGTGAACTGGGACGAACCGGACGTACGCCCCACCTGGTACCACAACATGTCATCGGTACTGCAGGCCGGACCGTGCGTGCGCACCAACCAGCTGGATTTCGACGAGGAGGTGGTGTTCAAGGCCCAGCAGTACCTGTTTGATCATATTCGCGAGGACGGCGACCAGCCGTTCTGCCTGACCGTGTCGATGACCCATCCCCACGACCCATACACCATTCCCAAACCGTTCTGGGACCTGTACGACGACAGTGACATTCCCTTGCCTGCAACGCCTGCGCAAGCGGATCTGGACCCGCATTCCAAGCGCCTGCTCAAGGTCTACGACCTGTGGGACAAACCGCTGCCGGTGGATAAGATCCGCGATGCGCGCCGCGCCTACTTCGGCGCGTGCAGTTACATCGACAGCAACGTCGGCAAGCTGCTGCAAACCCTGGAGGACACCGGCCTGGCCGACGATACGATCATCGTGTTCTCCGGCGACCACGGCGACATGCTCGGCGAGCGTGGCCTCTGGTACAAAATGCACTGGTTTGAAATGGCCGCCCGCGTGCCATTGCTGGTCAGTGCACCGGGGCAGTTCGCAGCGGCTCGCGTCGCCAGCGCGGTGTCAACCGCTGACCTGCTGCCGACCCTGGTGGAAATGGCCGGCGGCCAGTTGGACCCGCGCCTGCCACTCGATGGCCGCTCGCTGATGCCACACTTGCAAGGGCAGGGCGGCCACGACGAAGTGTTCGGCGAATACATGGCCGAAGGCACCGTCGGCCCGCTGATGATGATTCGCCGGGGGGCCTACAAATTTATCTACAGCGAGGACGATCCCTGCCTGCTGTTCGATGTACGCAACGACCCTCGGGAGCAGCAAGAGCTCAGCGCATCGCCGCAGCATCGGGCGCTGTTCGAGGCTTTCCTGAACGAGGCGCGAGCCAAATGGGACATTCCGGCGATTCACCAACAGGTGCTCGCAAGCCAGCGTCGTCGTCGCCTGGTGTTCGAGGCACTGACCCAAGGCAAGCTGAAGAGCTGGGATCACCAGCCGCTGGTGGACGCCAGTCAGCAATACATGCGCAACCATATCGACCTCGACGACCTGGAGCGCAAGGCACGTTATCCACAACCCTGCCAAAACCAATAA
- a CDS encoding LysR family transcriptional regulator encodes MYESLGSVSLDLLRAFEAAARHRSFTAAAMELGTTQPAISQQIKRLEEQLAIRLFDRIYRGIELTDAGALLFEHAQGGLQAINAGLSAITQQDQHEVLQVATDFAFAAYWLMPRLHRFHQANPQVDVSLVTSERNHATLRSDIDVAVLFGDGRFKQGDSLWLFNEEVFPVCSPQWLQAQATPLTVQNLHDFPLLHLRQENNSQWFDWSGVFRELGIAVAPTPGQLRFDNYTLLIQAAIAGQGVAIGWRHLVDNLLEQNWLCRPFGETVMSRFGYYVVQPQRKRRGQLVDRFVEWLLAEQASSAQSLTGLALPSIAV; translated from the coding sequence ATGTATGAATCCCTCGGTAGTGTGTCCCTCGACCTGCTGCGCGCGTTCGAAGCGGCCGCACGCCATCGCAGCTTCACCGCGGCGGCCATGGAGTTGGGCACCACCCAGCCGGCGATCAGCCAGCAGATCAAGCGACTCGAGGAACAACTGGCTATTCGCCTGTTTGATCGCATCTACCGTGGCATTGAGCTGACCGACGCCGGCGCCCTGTTGTTCGAACACGCGCAAGGGGGATTGCAGGCCATCAACGCCGGCCTCAGCGCCATTACCCAACAAGACCAGCACGAAGTACTGCAAGTGGCCACCGACTTCGCGTTCGCCGCCTACTGGCTGATGCCGCGCCTGCACCGCTTCCACCAGGCCAACCCGCAGGTGGATGTGAGCCTGGTGACCAGCGAGCGCAACCACGCCACGCTGCGCAGTGACATCGACGTGGCTGTACTGTTTGGCGACGGCCGCTTCAAGCAAGGCGATAGCCTGTGGCTGTTCAACGAGGAAGTGTTCCCGGTGTGCAGCCCGCAATGGCTCCAGGCCCAGGCCACGCCGCTGACTGTACAAAATTTGCACGATTTTCCGTTGCTGCACCTGCGCCAGGAAAACAACAGCCAGTGGTTCGACTGGAGCGGCGTGTTTCGCGAATTGGGGATCGCCGTTGCGCCCACGCCCGGTCAATTGCGGTTCGATAACTACACGCTGCTTATCCAGGCCGCGATCGCCGGCCAGGGCGTCGCCATCGGCTGGCGCCACCTGGTGGACAACCTGCTGGAGCAGAACTGGCTGTGCCGGCCGTTCGGCGAAACGGTGATGTCACGGTTCGGTTATTACGTGGTGCAGCCCCAACGCAAACGCCGGGGGCAACTGGTGGACCGATTTGTCGAGTGGCTGCTGGCGGAGCAAGCCAGCAGCGCGCAGTCATTGACCGGGCTGGCCCTGCCGTCGATTGCGGTCTAG
- a CDS encoding DOPA 4,5-dioxygenase family protein codes for MQRIKGYHAHIYFDASTLDQARTLCEDAVKLFPLQMGRMHERPVGPHPDWSCQLAFAPEYIGVVLPWLALHRNGLVVFLHPDTGNDLKDHTDYAIWMGAMRTLDLSAF; via the coding sequence ATGCAACGTATCAAGGGCTATCACGCCCATATCTACTTTGACGCCAGCACCCTCGATCAGGCGCGCACCTTGTGCGAGGACGCGGTAAAACTCTTCCCGCTGCAAATGGGGCGCATGCATGAGCGTCCCGTCGGCCCGCACCCGGACTGGAGCTGCCAGCTGGCATTTGCCCCGGAGTACATTGGCGTGGTGCTGCCGTGGCTGGCGCTGCATCGCAACGGTCTGGTGGTGTTCCTGCACCCGGACACCGGCAATGACCTGAAAGACCACACCGATTACGCGATCTGGATGGGGGCCATGCGCACCCTGGACCTGAGCGCTTTTTAA
- a CDS encoding 2-dehydro-3-deoxygalactonokinase — MQAQLIALDWGTSSLRAYKLGPAGVVLEQRSLASGIMHLPTEPREIAGVLCSDGFELAFDAACGDWLDAQPGVPVIACGMVGSAQGWSEAAYRNTPVDVASLGQALHKVRSVRSVRGVEVHIVPGVIEQVGLPNVMRGEETQVLGVLQGLNAEVLIGLPGSHSKWVEVVDGCITHFDTFMTGEVFAVLSKHSILGRTQQNSATFQAAAFDRGVQVALSQEGERGVLSTLFSARTLGLTAELAPDEQPDYLSGLMIGHELAGLPAIARSFPIILVGAAPLCARYQRALALCGFAHVSLAQEATERGLWQLAVAAGLIQPVSEA, encoded by the coding sequence ATGCAGGCGCAATTGATCGCGCTCGATTGGGGAACCAGCTCCCTTCGTGCTTACAAACTCGGCCCCGCAGGCGTGGTGCTGGAACAACGCTCGCTGGCCTCGGGCATCATGCATTTGCCCACCGAGCCCCGTGAGATCGCCGGCGTACTGTGCAGCGATGGCTTCGAATTGGCCTTCGATGCGGCCTGCGGTGATTGGCTCGATGCCCAGCCTGGCGTCCCGGTCATCGCCTGCGGCATGGTCGGCAGCGCCCAGGGCTGGAGCGAGGCGGCCTATCGCAATACCCCCGTCGACGTTGCCAGCCTGGGTCAGGCGCTGCATAAAGTGCGCAGCGTGCGCAGCGTGCGCGGCGTGGAGGTGCATATCGTGCCCGGCGTGATCGAGCAGGTCGGTTTGCCCAATGTGATGCGCGGCGAAGAAACCCAAGTGCTCGGCGTGCTGCAAGGGCTGAACGCTGAGGTGTTGATTGGCCTGCCGGGCAGCCACTCAAAATGGGTCGAGGTCGTCGACGGTTGCATCACGCACTTCGATACCTTCATGACCGGTGAGGTGTTCGCGGTGCTGAGCAAGCACAGCATCCTGGGTCGTACCCAACAAAACTCTGCAACGTTCCAGGCCGCGGCGTTTGATCGTGGCGTGCAGGTGGCGTTGTCCCAGGAAGGCGAGCGCGGCGTGCTGTCGACCTTGTTCAGCGCACGTACCCTGGGGCTCACCGCCGAACTCGCGCCGGATGAACAGCCCGATTACCTGTCAGGCCTGATGATCGGCCATGAACTTGCCGGCCTGCCGGCCATTGCCCGCAGTTTCCCCATCATTCTGGTGGGCGCAGCCCCGTTGTGCGCCCGCTACCAACGCGCCCTCGCCCTTTGCGGCTTCGCCCACGTCAGCCTGGCGCAAGAGGCCACCGAGCGCGGCCTCTGGCAACTGGCCGTGGCGGCCGGGCTCATTCAGCCTGTATCGGAGGCCTGA
- a CDS encoding 2-dehydro-3-deoxy-6-phosphogalactonate aldolase, with product MLKKALAQNGLIAILRGVRPDEAQAVGQVLYDAGFRVIEVPLNSPDPYTSIRTLRDSLPADCLIGAGTVLTPEQVEQVKAAGGQVIVMPHSDAKVLRAAKAAGLYLSPGVATPTEAFAALAEGADVLKLFPAEQMGPAVIKAWLAVLPAGTLLLPVGGINPDNMQVFTDAGAKGFGLGSGLFKPGMTVDQVASRATAYVAAWKALS from the coding sequence ATGCTCAAGAAAGCACTCGCACAAAACGGTTTGATCGCGATCCTGCGTGGCGTGCGCCCGGACGAAGCCCAGGCCGTCGGCCAGGTGTTATACGACGCCGGTTTTCGCGTGATCGAAGTGCCGCTGAATTCGCCGGACCCCTACACCAGCATTCGCACCCTGCGCGACAGCCTGCCCGCCGACTGTCTGATCGGTGCCGGTACGGTGCTGACCCCCGAGCAGGTCGAGCAGGTGAAAGCCGCCGGTGGCCAGGTGATCGTCATGCCCCATAGCGATGCCAAGGTATTGCGTGCCGCCAAAGCGGCAGGCCTGTACCTGTCGCCAGGTGTGGCCACGCCCACTGAAGCCTTCGCCGCACTGGCCGAAGGCGCCGACGTGTTGAAGCTGTTCCCGGCCGAGCAAATGGGTCCGGCAGTGATCAAGGCGTGGCTCGCGGTTTTGCCGGCGGGCACCTTGCTGCTGCCGGTAGGCGGCATCAACCCGGACAATATGCAGGTGTTTACCGACGCCGGCGCCAAGGGTTTCGGGCTGGGTTCCGGGTTGTTCAAACCGGGCATGACGGTGGATCAGGTCGCAAGCCGCGCCACGGCCTATGTCGCCGCCTGGAAAGCCCTGAGCTGA
- the dgoD gene encoding galactonate dehydratase gives MKITKLTTFIVPPRWCFLKVETDQGVTGWGEPVVEGRAHTVAAAVEELSDYLIGKDPRNIEDIWTVLYRGGFYRGGAVHMSALAGIDQALWDIKGKALGVSVSDLLGGQVRDKIRVYSWIGGDRPADTARAAKEAVARGFTAVKMNGTEELQFVDSFEKVDLALANVAAVRDAVGPNVGIGVDFHGRVHKPMAKVLMKELDPYKLMFIEEPVLSENYEALKELAPLTSTPIALGERLFSRWDFKRVLSEGYVDIIQPDASHAGGITETRKIANMAEAYDVALALHCPLGPIALAACLQLDAVCYNAFIQEQSLGIHYNESNDLLDYVRDPGVFDYDQGFVKIPNGPGLGIELNEEYVIERAAIGHRWRNPIWRHADGSFAEW, from the coding sequence ATGAAAATCACCAAACTGACGACCTTTATCGTCCCGCCGCGCTGGTGCTTCCTCAAGGTCGAAACTGACCAGGGCGTGACCGGCTGGGGGGAGCCCGTGGTCGAGGGCCGCGCGCACACCGTGGCTGCGGCCGTCGAAGAACTGTCCGACTACCTGATCGGCAAAGACCCGCGCAATATCGAAGACATCTGGACCGTGCTCTATCGCGGCGGCTTCTACCGTGGCGGCGCCGTGCACATGAGCGCGCTGGCCGGCATCGACCAGGCGCTGTGGGACATCAAGGGCAAGGCGCTTGGCGTGTCCGTCAGTGACCTGCTGGGCGGCCAGGTGCGTGACAAGATCCGCGTGTACTCGTGGATCGGCGGCGACCGCCCCGCCGACACCGCCCGCGCGGCCAAAGAAGCCGTGGCGCGCGGCTTTACCGCTGTAAAAATGAACGGCACCGAAGAATTGCAGTTCGTCGACAGCTTCGAAAAAGTCGACCTCGCCCTGGCCAACGTGGCCGCTGTGCGTGATGCAGTGGGGCCCAATGTGGGCATCGGCGTCGACTTCCATGGCCGTGTGCACAAACCCATGGCCAAGGTGCTGATGAAAGAGCTGGACCCATACAAACTGATGTTCATCGAAGAGCCCGTGCTCAGTGAAAACTACGAAGCGCTCAAGGAACTGGCGCCGCTGACCAGCACGCCCATCGCCCTGGGCGAGCGCCTGTTCTCGCGTTGGGACTTCAAACGGGTGCTCAGCGAAGGCTACGTCGACATCATCCAACCGGATGCGTCCCACGCCGGCGGCATCACCGAAACCCGCAAAATCGCCAACATGGCCGAAGCCTACGACGTCGCGCTGGCCCTGCACTGCCCGCTGGGCCCGATTGCCCTGGCCGCCTGCCTGCAACTGGATGCGGTTTGCTACAACGCGTTTATCCAGGAGCAGAGCCTGGGCATTCACTACAACGAGAGCAACGACCTGCTCGACTACGTGCGCGACCCTGGCGTGTTCGACTATGACCAGGGTTTTGTGAAGATCCCCAACGGGCCGGGGCTGGGTATCGAGCTCAACGAGGAATACGTGATCGAGCGCGCCGCCATCGGCCACCGCTGGCGCAACCCGATCTGGCGCCATGCCGACGGCAGCTTTGCCGAGTGGTGA
- a CDS encoding MFS transporter → MQPESFTGQASLVAPTRKRFFIMVLLFITVVINYLDRSNLSIAAPALTSELGIDPVHVGLIFSAFGWTYAAMQIPGGWLVDRVPPRILYSVALLLWSIATVMLGFAASFIALFVLRMAVGALEAPAYPINSRVVTTWFPERERATAIGFYTSGQFVGLAFLTPVLAWLQHTFGWHMVFVVTGGVGIVWAAIWYAVYREPKDFKGANAAEIELIREGGGLVDMQTKTVKAPFSWVDLGIVLSQRKLWGIYLGQFCLNSTLWFFLTWFPTYLVKYRGMDFIKSGLLASLPFLAAFIGVLCSGIFSDWLIRRGASVGFARKLPIIGGLLISTAIIGANYVDSTAWVIAFLAVAFFGNGLASITWSLVSTLAPARLLGLTGGVFNFIGNLSAIATPIVIGFLASGDSFAPAITYIAVLALLGALSYVLLVGKVERIELNG, encoded by the coding sequence ATGCAACCTGAATCCTTCACCGGGCAGGCTTCTCTCGTCGCGCCTACCCGAAAGCGTTTTTTTATCATGGTGCTGCTGTTTATCACCGTGGTGATCAACTACCTCGACCGCAGCAACCTGTCGATTGCCGCGCCCGCGTTGACCAGCGAGTTGGGCATCGATCCGGTGCATGTCGGGCTGATTTTCTCTGCGTTCGGTTGGACCTACGCTGCGATGCAGATCCCCGGCGGCTGGCTGGTGGACCGCGTGCCGCCGCGCATCCTTTACAGCGTGGCGTTGCTGCTGTGGTCCATCGCCACGGTCATGCTGGGTTTTGCCGCCAGCTTCATTGCGCTGTTCGTGCTGCGTATGGCGGTCGGCGCACTTGAGGCGCCGGCCTATCCGATCAACAGCCGCGTGGTCACCACCTGGTTTCCCGAGCGCGAGCGTGCGACGGCGATCGGGTTCTACACCTCGGGGCAGTTCGTTGGGCTGGCGTTTCTCACGCCGGTGCTGGCCTGGCTGCAGCACACTTTCGGCTGGCACATGGTGTTTGTCGTCACCGGCGGCGTGGGCATCGTGTGGGCGGCGATCTGGTATGCGGTGTATCGCGAGCCGAAAGACTTCAAAGGCGCCAATGCCGCCGAGATCGAACTGATCCGCGAAGGCGGTGGGCTGGTCGATATGCAGACCAAAACGGTGAAGGCGCCCTTCAGTTGGGTCGATCTGGGCATCGTATTGAGCCAGCGCAAACTTTGGGGCATCTACCTGGGCCAGTTCTGCCTGAACTCCACCCTGTGGTTCTTCCTGACCTGGTTTCCCACCTACCTGGTGAAATACCGCGGCATGGACTTCATCAAGTCCGGCCTGCTGGCATCGCTGCCGTTCCTCGCGGCGTTTATCGGCGTGCTGTGTTCCGGGATTTTTTCCGACTGGCTGATTCGCCGTGGCGCCTCGGTGGGCTTTGCGCGCAAGTTACCGATCATTGGCGGGCTGTTGATTTCGACCGCGATCATCGGCGCCAACTACGTGGACTCGACCGCGTGGGTGATCGCGTTCCTGGCGGTGGCGTTTTTCGGTAATGGGCTGGCTTCGATTACCTGGTCACTGGTATCGACCCTGGCGCCCGCGCGGTTGCTGGGGCTGACCGGGGGCGTGTTCAACTTCATAGGCAACCTGTCGGCGATTGCCACACCGATCGTGATTGGCTTTTTGGCCAGCGGCGATTCGTTTGCGCCGGCGATCACGTATATCGCGGTGCTGGCGTTGCTGGGCGCGCTGTCCTACGTGCTGCTGGTAGGCAAGGTCGAGCGCATCGAACTGAACGGGTAA
- a CDS encoding anti-virulence regulator CigR family protein, whose translation MKMPKSLIAGLGVLVLGASALVHAAPPDPRGDDRGGPQGPHEQRGDDHRGPPDNRRGGPPQDFGPVRQIIHDNHGQFARGAPPPPNVRLMRGRPLPPGYYGERLDHRALARLPVYPGYEWRRSGPDVVLIAVGTGIVYEILEGVLN comes from the coding sequence ATGAAAATGCCCAAATCCTTGATTGCAGGTCTTGGTGTGCTGGTGCTCGGCGCCAGCGCCCTGGTGCACGCCGCGCCGCCTGACCCGCGCGGCGATGACCGTGGCGGCCCGCAAGGCCCGCATGAGCAACGTGGCGACGACCATCGTGGCCCGCCGGACAACCGCCGCGGCGGCCCACCTCAGGACTTTGGCCCGGTGCGTCAGATCATCCACGACAACCACGGCCAGTTCGCCCGTGGCGCACCGCCGCCGCCCAATGTACGCCTGATGCGTGGCCGACCGCTGCCGCCCGGCTACTACGGCGAACGCCTGGACCACCGCGCCCTGGCGCGTCTGCCCGTCTACCCAGGTTACGAATGGCGCCGTTCGGGGCCGGACGTGGTGCTGATCGCGGTGGGCACCGGCATCGTCTACGAGATTCTGGAGGGCGTGCTCAACTGA
- the trpA gene encoding tryptophan synthase subunit alpha, whose translation MSRLQTRFAQLKEQNRAALVTFVTAGDPGYDASLAILKGLPAAGADVIELGMPFTDPMADGPAIQLANIRALEAKQNLAKTLQMVREFRKDNNDTPLVLMGYFNPIHKYGVPAFIADAKEAGVDGLIVVDMPPEHNSELCDPAQAAGIDFIRLTTPTTDDVRLPTVLNGSSGFVYYVSVAGVTGAGAATLEHVEEAVTRLRRHTDLPISIGFGIRTPEQAAAIARLADGVVVGSALIDHIATASNDQQAIDGVLSHCAALAEGVRNARK comes from the coding sequence ATGAGCCGCCTGCAAACGCGCTTTGCCCAACTCAAAGAACAGAACCGTGCTGCGTTGGTGACCTTCGTCACGGCGGGCGATCCGGGTTATGACGCCTCCCTGGCGATCCTCAAGGGCTTGCCGGCGGCCGGCGCCGACGTGATCGAGTTGGGCATGCCCTTCACCGACCCAATGGCCGACGGCCCGGCGATCCAACTGGCCAACATCCGCGCGCTGGAGGCCAAGCAGAACCTGGCCAAAACCCTGCAAATGGTTCGCGAGTTCCGCAAGGACAACAACGACACCCCCCTGGTATTGATGGGCTACTTCAACCCCATCCACAAATACGGCGTGCCGGCGTTCATTGCCGACGCCAAAGAAGCCGGTGTAGACGGCCTGATCGTGGTCGACATGCCGCCCGAGCATAACAGCGAACTGTGCGACCCGGCCCAGGCCGCAGGCATCGACTTTATCCGCCTGACCACACCGACCACCGACGACGTGCGCCTGCCGACCGTGCTCAACGGCAGCTCCGGCTTTGTGTATTACGTATCGGTCGCCGGTGTGACCGGCGCCGGTGCCGCGACCCTGGAGCACGTCGAAGAAGCCGTGACCCGCCTGCGCCGCCATACCGACCTGCCGATCAGCATCGGTTTTGGTATCCGCACGCCGGAACAGGCCGCAGCTATCGCGCGCCTGGCAGACGGCGTGGTGGTGGGGTCGGCACTGATCGATCACATCGCCACGGCCAGCAACGATCAGCAAGCCATCGACGGCGTGTTGAGCCATTGCGCGGCGTTGGCGGAAGGTGTTCGCAACGCACGTAAGTAA
- the trpB gene encoding tryptophan synthase subunit beta, translated as MTQSQTDLRNGPDANGLFGAFGGRYVAETLMPLILELAREYEAAKIDPAFNEQLAYFQRDYVGRPSPLYFAERLTEYCGGAKIYLKREELNHTGAHKINNCIGQILLARRMGKKRIIAETGAGMHGVATATVAARFGLQCVIYMGTTDIERQQANVFRMKLLGAEVIPVVAGTGTLKDAMNEALRDWVTNVDDTFYLIGTVAGPHPYPAMVRDFQAVIGKETRTQMQAQEGRLPDSLVACIGGGSNAMGLFHPFLDDTSVEIIGVEAAGYGIATGKHAASLNGGVPGVLHGNRTFLLQDDDGQIIDAHSISAGLDYPGIGPEHAWLHDIGRAQYTSVTDDEALIAFHKCCRLEGIIPALETAHALAEVFKRAPNLPKDHLMVVNLSGRGDKDMQTVMHHMEQSQQEKH; from the coding sequence ATGACTCAGTCCCAGACCGATCTACGCAACGGCCCAGACGCCAACGGCCTGTTTGGCGCGTTCGGCGGCCGCTACGTCGCTGAAACCCTGATGCCGTTGATCCTTGAACTGGCGCGCGAATACGAAGCGGCCAAGATTGATCCGGCGTTCAATGAGCAATTGGCCTACTTCCAGCGCGACTATGTTGGCCGCCCAAGCCCGCTGTATTTTGCCGAACGCCTGACTGAATACTGCGGCGGCGCCAAGATCTACCTCAAGCGCGAAGAGCTGAATCACACCGGCGCGCACAAGATCAACAACTGCATCGGCCAGATCCTGCTGGCGCGGCGCATGGGCAAAAAACGCATCATCGCCGAGACCGGCGCCGGCATGCATGGTGTGGCCACCGCCACCGTCGCCGCGCGTTTTGGCCTGCAGTGCGTGATCTACATGGGCACCACCGACATTGAGCGCCAACAGGCCAACGTGTTCCGCATGAAGCTGCTGGGCGCCGAAGTGATCCCGGTGGTCGCCGGCACCGGCACCCTCAAAGACGCGATGAACGAAGCCCTGCGTGACTGGGTGACCAACGTCGACGACACCTTCTACCTGATCGGCACCGTGGCCGGCCCGCACCCATACCCGGCGATGGTGCGCGACTTCCAGGCCGTGATCGGCAAGGAAACCCGCACCCAGATGCAAGCCCAGGAAGGCCGCCTGCCGGACAGCCTGGTGGCGTGCATCGGCGGTGGCTCCAACGCCATGGGCCTGTTTCACCCGTTCCTGGATGACACCAGCGTCGAGATCATCGGCGTGGAAGCGGCCGGCTACGGTATTGCCACCGGCAAACACGCCGCCAGCCTCAACGGCGGCGTACCGGGCGTGCTGCACGGCAACCGCACCTTCCTGCTGCAGGACGACGATGGCCAGATCATCGATGCCCACTCGATCTCCGCCGGCCTCGATTACCCTGGCATCGGCCCGGAACACGCCTGGTTGCATGACATCGGCCGCGCCCAATACACCTCGGTGACCGACGACGAGGCTCTGATCGCATTCCACAAGTGCTGCCGCCTGGAAGGGATTATTCCCGCACTGGAAACCGCCCACGCCTTGGCCGAAGTGTTCAAACGCGCACCGAATCTGCCGAAGGATCACCTGATGGTGGTCAACCTCTCCGGCCGTGGCGACAAAGACATGCAAACCGTGATGCACCACATGGAACAGTCCCAGCAGGAGAAACACTGA
- a CDS encoding LysR family transcriptional regulator, translated as MSRDLPPLNALRAFEAAARLNSVSGAAEQLHVTHGAVSRQLKVLEEHLGVGLFVKDGRGLKLTDAGIRLRDASAEAFERLRDVCAELTQRSADAPFVLGCSGSLLARWLIPRLGRLNADLPDLRLHLSAGDGDLDPRRPGLDALLVFAEPPWPADMQVYELASERIGPVMSPRFAGYERLRQAPASALCGEALLHTTSRPQAWPSWAQHHGIKPDALKHGQGFEHLYYLLEAAVAGLGVAIAPQPLVAEDVRAGRLVAPWGFSETAAHLALWLPKRAADGRAGQLAQWLKAELLREPV; from the coding sequence ATGAGCCGAGACCTTCCACCGCTGAACGCCTTGCGTGCATTTGAAGCTGCCGCCCGGCTCAACAGCGTCAGCGGAGCTGCGGAGCAGTTGCATGTGACCCATGGCGCGGTAAGCCGCCAGCTCAAGGTGTTGGAAGAGCACCTTGGCGTGGGTCTGTTCGTGAAAGATGGGCGTGGCCTTAAACTCACAGATGCCGGCATTCGATTGCGCGATGCCAGCGCCGAAGCCTTCGAGCGTTTAAGGGACGTGTGTGCCGAACTCACCCAGCGCAGTGCCGATGCGCCATTCGTGTTGGGGTGTTCAGGCAGTTTGTTGGCACGCTGGTTGATTCCGCGCCTGGGGCGCTTGAACGCCGACCTGCCGGACCTGCGTCTGCATTTGTCGGCCGGTGATGGCGATCTTGATCCGCGTCGTCCGGGTCTGGATGCCCTTTTGGTCTTTGCTGAGCCACCGTGGCCAGCGGACATGCAGGTGTATGAACTGGCCAGCGAGCGTATCGGCCCGGTCATGAGCCCGCGTTTCGCCGGCTACGAGCGCCTGCGCCAAGCGCCCGCTTCGGCCTTGTGTGGCGAAGCGTTGCTGCACACCACCTCGCGACCCCAGGCTTGGCCGAGTTGGGCGCAGCACCATGGGATCAAGCCCGACGCGTTGAAACACGGCCAGGGGTTTGAGCATTTGTATTATTTGCTGGAGGCCGCGGTGGCCGGCTTGGGCGTGGCAATCGCGCCGCAACCGCTGGTTGCAGAGGACGTGCGTGCGGGTCGCCTGGTGGCGCCGTGGGGGTTCAGTGAAACGGCGGCGCACCTGGCGTTGTGGCTACCCAAGCGCGCCGCAGATGGGCGCGCCGGGCAGTTGGCGCAATGGCTCAAGGCTGAGCTGTTGCGCGAGCCGGTTTAG
- a CDS encoding YqjD family protein — protein MANTSLRKASLESMEAEISSLLKSLESLKDDASDESRKTLKALKSNAENALKHSRHLISDAYEESKVKIRETGVATRDYAQEHPWTTAGVAVGALGLLAAYLLCKRGD, from the coding sequence ATGGCCAACACTTCTTTACGTAAAGCGTCGCTGGAAAGCATGGAAGCCGAGATTTCGAGCCTGCTCAAGTCGCTTGAGAGCCTCAAGGACGATGCGTCCGATGAGTCGCGCAAGACCCTCAAGGCCCTGAAAAGCAATGCCGAAAATGCCCTCAAGCATTCGCGTCACCTGATCAGCGATGCCTATGAAGAGAGCAAAGTCAAAATCCGCGAAACCGGTGTTGCAACCCGGGACTACGCGCAAGAGCACCCATGGACTACAGCCGGTGTGGCTGTAGGCGCCCTGGGCCTGCTCGCAGCCTACCTGCTGTGCAAACGCGGTGACTAA